The nucleotide sequence CCTCAGCAGTAAAGGCTTTATTTTGTAACTTCGGACAAGAATAAGACGCACACACAATTGCGAAATGAATACGAGGTTCATTCATTTTGCGTAAAATATCGTGTTCTATTTCGTCTAAATTATAATTTAAATTAGCTGGTTTCCATAAGCGTTGCTTCCATGGATTTTTAATGTCTTTGATGCTTTTTATTGGATAATTTCTAATGATTAAATCTACAGTTAAGGCGTTGTAAGCGTTAATCCAAAAGGCTAATTTTTCTTCTTTAGAAATAGTTTTAAAGATATCATTGGAATGGAATAATCCTAAAACTTTTATGTATCCTAATAATTTTTTATGTTCAGTCTTAAACGATTTATAATTGACATTTCCATCATCCGAAACGTGTTTTTGTAATAACTCATCCCATAATAAATGAATCGGACCGGTTCGTTTTGATAGTTCTTGATGAAATTGATTTCCTCTCTCTGATGTGTTCTGAGCTATACCTTTATAGAAAAAACTAGAAGATATAATCGTAACAAACACTAGAAAAAATAATCGTCTCATTAATAGTTATATTAAATACTAATTAGCAACAACCTCCACCATCATAATGGTAAGTTGATTCGCTAATAAAAATATCATCACGATTTAGTGAAGCCAAGGCTCCTGCCGTTTTATCACAAATAGCTAAGGGTTGATTTTTTAATAAAATATGTCCAGCATTATCATCAATAAAATCATCATCACCAAAATAAATTGCTGCTTTTCCAGTAAACATGCAAGGTCCATCGCTTGGCATTGGATCTTTTATAGCAGCAACTTCAATCGATTCAATATAAATTAATTCATCAGTCGCATAATGCTTTGGGTCTAAAATTCGGTAAGGTTTTCTAGCGCGAATTTCAATGGTTCCAAAACCAGCATCAGTTAGCATTTTTACATACTCTGCAATCGGTAAACTACCACTTAGGCATAAGGCTCGAAGTCTGTCATCATTTCGTAAATCATCATTCATAGGTTGTTCGCAAGTTGGATCACTCATGACTAAACGTCCATGAGGTTTTAGTACTCGATACATTTCGGCAATGGCTTTTTTTAAATCATCAGCTTTAAAAATATTAAACAGACAATTTTGCGCAGCCACATCGATGCTGTTATCTTCAACTGGAAGATGCATTGCGTCACCTTTTTTTAGCTCCACAAAGTCACTTTTAAACCAAGGATTTAAGGCTTCAGCTTCCACAAAGTTTTTGCGAGAAGCTTCTAACATTTCGTCAACAACATCAACACCAATCACACCACCTTTTGTTCTATTGAAATATGAAAACTGGAGTAATTCCATACCTCCACCAACACCAACATAGAGCATTTTAGGGTTGTTGGTCAAATCTCGAGCATGAACTGTACTTCCACAACCATAATTCATTTCCTGCATGATGCGTGGAATTTTTAAACCTGGTAATTCCCAAATAGGATTTGTGGTACAACATAAGCCTACATCTGGAGTTAATGCTGCTTCTTTATATACATCGTGAGTAGTGTCAAGGTAGTTGCTCATAACTATAAGGTCTTAATAAGTTCTTTAAATAAAGTAATCATTTCTGGTTCGGCTTTATTAGCCATAGCAATGATTTCTTCAATATTTACTGGTTTTAGATTATCTGGGTCGCATTCATCTGTTAAAACTGACACAGCAGCTGCTTTTAATTTTAAATGATTAGCCACAATGATTTCTGGAACAGTACTCATTCCTACAGCATCTGCACCAATTATTTTAAGCATTCTGTATTCTGCTCTGGTTTCCAACTGAGGTCCAACCATTGATGCATACACACCTTTATGAAGCTTGATGTTGTGGTTTTTTGCAATGGATTCAATCTTTTTATTGATTTCTAAATCATAAGGTGCACTCATATCGGCAAAACGTTCTCCTAATTGTGAAACACCTTTAAATGCCAAAGGAGAACTGCCTTGTAAGTTGATGTGGTCATCAATGAGCATTAATTCTCCTTTTTTGAAATTCAAATTGATTGCACCAGAAGCGTTTGAAACTAATAAGGTGTGAATCCCCAATTTTTCCATAATGCGAACAGGATACGTTACATCTTGAAGCGAGTAACCTTCATAAACATGAAAACGTCCCTGCATAATCACGACCTTTTTACCTTCCAAAATACCATAAATCAATTTTCCTTTATGAAATTCAACAGTGGCAGTTGGGAAGTAAGGTATGTGGTTATAACTTGCTTCTTTTAAGACTTCAACTTCATCAATTAATTGTCCTAAACCAGTGCCTAGAATGATGCCTATTTCTGGTTTTTCGAATCCTTTTTCTATTAAGTATTCGGTTGTTTTTTCTATTTGTTTGATCATTTAGAAATGAGTTTTAAAAATTTTGGATATCCTTGAAGATCCTCAAAGGTATCAATATCATTTAGAGTTTCAATGAGTGAAACTTCAATTTTTTTCTGTTTTAATTCTGCTAAAGTTTCATCTAATAAGGTTGTGGTACTCCATGCTTTGTTTTGAAAAATGCAATTATAAAATTTAGACATTCCAACAAGATAATAGCCTCCATCTTCAGCTGGACCGAAAACAACGTCATTCTGCAATAATGACCTAAAACCTTCATGAATAATAGTTTCGGTAATATTTGGCAAATCTGACCCAATAAGTACAATTTCGGCATAACCATCATCAAACCCATCTTGAAATGCATTGCTCATTCGCTCTCCTAAATTGGCTCCTTTTTGGACTGCTTTATAATCATTTGGCCATTTTTCATGAATAATTGCATCTGAAAAATAGATGCGTTTATCAACATTAATGGTAGAAGTCGCGTTTTCTGTAACCTCAACTAAGGCTTTATAAATTGTGAAAGCATTTTCATTACCAACAGTTTTAGCCAAACGTGTCTTGACCTTTCCAAGTTTGATATTTTTAACAAAAATGACGAGTAATTTTTTTGACATATTTTAAGCTACAGTACCTTGGCAACTGCTTCCAGCTCCTGCAGTACAGCCATAACAATGTTGAGAGATTATAATGTTTCTGTCGTTTAGTAAATCTTCATTATAATCACTTATATGTTTTACTTTGCTTGCAACCTTTAAATCTAACATTTGATTAAAATCGCAATCGTATAACCATCCATCCCAACTAACAGAAATCGTATTGGTACACATCACGTTTGCAACAGCTGCTGGATTGTAAGCATCAACTAAGGCATACATATAATCTTCATAATTTTCTGAAGCAATTAAATAGTCTAAAAACCTTGAAATAGGTAAATTGGTTATGGCAAATAAATTATGAAACTGAATATTGAAATCTTCTAACAAAGCTTTTTTGAAATCCTTTTCCATCGAAGCTTGATCACTTGGTAAAAAAGCACCTGAAGGATTATAAACTAAATCTAATTTCAAGTCACTATTCGGCATCCCATAGCCAATTGCATTTAAGTCTTGCAAGGCTTTTATTGATTGATTAAAAACGCCTTCACCACGCTGTTTGTCTGTTTTTCCGCGTGTCCAATGAGGCATCGAACTCACCACATGAACATTGTGTTTTTTGAAGAATTCGGGTAAATCGTAATACTTTTTATTGGCTCTAATAATGGTTAAGTTAGAACGAACAATAAAATCTTTTATACCAGCTTTTGAAGCTTCCTCAACAAACCACCTAAAATTAGGATTCATTTCTGGAGCTCCTCCAGTTAAGTCCAATGTATGTGATCCAGTATTTTTAATCACCTCCAAGCATTGCTGCATAGTTTCAAGCGTCATAATTTCTTTACGATCTGGACCAGCATCTACATGGCAATGCTCACAAACTTGGTTACACATATAGCCAACATTAATTTGAAGAATTTCAAGTTTCTTAGGTCTTAATGGGAACTGTCCAATTTCAGCAATTTTGTCTTTAAATTTTGGTAGTTCACCAGTTTTAAAAATCCCATTAGATAGAATTTCTAGCTGCCTATTGCTATTGGCTAATTCGCTTTCGCGTTTATGTAAAGATTGTGTTTTGAGTTTTGTCATAAGTTGTTTTATCCATCTAGTTTATTCACTTTGTTCATCATTTGAACACCATGAACTAGAGCAGCTCCACTTTTAATAGCAGCTCCAACATGAACAGCTTCCATCATTTCTTCTTTAGTTATGCCACGTTGCAAACCATCTTTTGAATAAGCATCGATGCAGTATGGACATTTTTCAGTATGTGATACAGCCAATGCAATTAGTGATTTTTCACGAGCAGTTAAAGCTCCTTCTTTGAAAACTGAATTGTAATAATCGAAAAATTTGGTCCCAAGTTCTTCACTCCATTCGGTAATATTCCCAAATTTTCTAAGATCTGCTGGGTCGTAATATGTTTTAGACATTTATATAAATTTAAGTCGTTTTCATTAGTTCGAAAAATATACAAAAGATTACACTTATGCTATTAAAAGATTCTTAATTAAAAGCACAAAAACGCCTATTGTTTTTAATTTAAAATCAATTTAACATTGAAACCTTAAAGAAAAGTAATTAAATTGCAACTTATATAATTATTTGAATAATATGAAAATGAGAAGCACCCAAAAAATTAAAAATTTATTACTAAATCTATGCCTTGTAGTGTTAGGTTTTACTGTGTCTGCACAAAATTTAAACCAACCACTACCTGTAGATCAAAGTATTAAAAAGGGAGTCTTGCCAAACGGTATGACTTATTATTTGCACAGTACAGATGTTACAAAAGATGTGGCAAGCTATTATATAATTCAAAATGTTGGATCTGTTTTAGAAAATGACGACCAACAAGGATTGGCTCACTTTTTAGAACATATGGCATTTAACGGCACTGAGAACTTTGAAGGAAAAGGCATTTTAAATACTCTTGAAAAGGAAGGTATTGTATTTGGAAAAGATATTAATGCGTATACATCTTTTGATGAAACAGTGTATAATATTGATAATGTGCCAACAACACCTGAGTTAATAGAAACAGGATTGTTAATTCTTCGTGATTGGTCTAATTATTTGTCGTTAACAGACGAAGAGATTGATGCAGAAAGAGGCGTGATTAAAGAAGAATGGCGAACACGCCAAAGTGGGCAAATGCGAATTTTGCAACAATCTATCGAGACGATGTTTGGTGGTTCAAAATATGCAAAACGCATTCCAATAGGAGATATGGACGTTATTGAGAATTTTGAGTATAAAGCACTTCGTGATTTTTATCACGATTGGTATCGAACAGATTTACAAGCAATAGCCATAGTAGGTGATTTTGATGTTGATGAGATGGAGAAAAAAATA is from Pontimicrobium sp. SW4 and encodes:
- a CDS encoding DUF547 domain-containing protein — encoded protein: MRRLFFLVFVTIISSSFFYKGIAQNTSERGNQFHQELSKRTGPIHLLWDELLQKHVSDDGNVNYKSFKTEHKKLLGYIKVLGLFHSNDIFKTISKEEKLAFWINAYNALTVDLIIRNYPIKSIKDIKNPWKQRLWKPANLNYNLDEIEHDILRKMNEPRIHFAIVCASYSCPKLQNKAFTAEGLEKQLTTATKEFLADTNRNEISENSIKISKIFDWFSKDFTKNGSLIDFLNLYTDINISPNTKKRYKDYNWALND
- the arsM gene encoding arsenosugar biosynthesis arsenite methyltransferase ArsM; the protein is MSNYLDTTHDVYKEAALTPDVGLCCTTNPIWELPGLKIPRIMQEMNYGCGSTVHARDLTNNPKMLYVGVGGGMELLQFSYFNRTKGGVIGVDVVDEMLEASRKNFVEAEALNPWFKSDFVELKKGDAMHLPVEDNSIDVAAQNCLFNIFKADDLKKAIAEMYRVLKPHGRLVMSDPTCEQPMNDDLRNDDRLRALCLSGSLPIAEYVKMLTDAGFGTIEIRARKPYRILDPKHYATDELIYIESIEVAAIKDPMPSDGPCMFTGKAAIYFGDDDFIDDNAGHILLKNQPLAICDKTAGALASLNRDDIFISESTYHYDGGGCC
- a CDS encoding purine-nucleoside phosphorylase yields the protein MIKQIEKTTEYLIEKGFEKPEIGIILGTGLGQLIDEVEVLKEASYNHIPYFPTATVEFHKGKLIYGILEGKKVVIMQGRFHVYEGYSLQDVTYPVRIMEKLGIHTLLVSNASGAINLNFKKGELMLIDDHINLQGSSPLAFKGVSQLGERFADMSAPYDLEINKKIESIAKNHNIKLHKGVYASMVGPQLETRAEYRMLKIIGADAVGMSTVPEIIVANHLKLKAAAVSVLTDECDPDNLKPVNIEEIIAMANKAEPEMITLFKELIKTL
- a CDS encoding TIGR04282 family arsenosugar biosynthesis glycosyltransferase codes for the protein MSKKLLVIFVKNIKLGKVKTRLAKTVGNENAFTIYKALVEVTENATSTINVDKRIYFSDAIIHEKWPNDYKAVQKGANLGERMSNAFQDGFDDGYAEIVLIGSDLPNITETIIHEGFRSLLQNDVVFGPAEDGGYYLVGMSKFYNCIFQNKAWSTTTLLDETLAELKQKKIEVSLIETLNDIDTFEDLQGYPKFLKLISK
- the arsS gene encoding arsenosugar biosynthesis radical SAM (seleno)protein ArsS (Some members of this family are selenoproteins.); the protein is MTKLKTQSLHKRESELANSNRQLEILSNGIFKTGELPKFKDKIAEIGQFPLRPKKLEILQINVGYMCNQVCEHCHVDAGPDRKEIMTLETMQQCLEVIKNTGSHTLDLTGGAPEMNPNFRWFVEEASKAGIKDFIVRSNLTIIRANKKYYDLPEFFKKHNVHVVSSMPHWTRGKTDKQRGEGVFNQSIKALQDLNAIGYGMPNSDLKLDLVYNPSGAFLPSDQASMEKDFKKALLEDFNIQFHNLFAITNLPISRFLDYLIASENYEDYMYALVDAYNPAAVANVMCTNTISVSWDGWLYDCDFNQMLDLKVASKVKHISDYNEDLLNDRNIIISQHCYGCTAGAGSSCQGTVA
- a CDS encoding arsenosugar biosynthesis-associated peroxidase-like protein — translated: MSKTYYDPADLRKFGNITEWSEELGTKFFDYYNSVFKEGALTAREKSLIALAVSHTEKCPYCIDAYSKDGLQRGITKEEMMEAVHVGAAIKSGAALVHGVQMMNKVNKLDG